A window of Pirellula sp. SH-Sr6A contains these coding sequences:
- a CDS encoding DUF1592 domain-containing protein yields the protein MFANRIAAACGVILLVSLASEWNPSAIAMGPPVERLFNESCLDCHAGPSPEGSFSVEGLLSQSASWDSPDLDTKPWERILRKLRAGQMPPPSHDRPDPALLQAARSEMEQGLQQQSEAHPRVAKTPGLRRLTRTEYQNAIRDLMGIPIDAAAFLPKDESSQGFDNITVGEWTPAFISRAVQAAQNVSRLALGIQELGPAGITVRIPPDRSQESHVDGLPLGTRGGAQFEYAFPATGIYEIQVRLTRDRDEKVEGLSKATDLDILIERAPVHRFAIQKPTQGDDHTLIDANLRVRIPVEAGVRRVGATFPATSASLLEIKRQPFDASYNRHRHPRMHPAIYEISIVGPLDRKTDVIPDTPVTRMLFAGASVQPDAADEAQVAKGVLERLARRAYRRPIHDEDLETPRKMFELAAKSRGFAHGLEAGIASILVNPNFLLRIESSNEEPSIDSPPLVPLSPVELASRLSFFLWSSIPDEELLRLAESGRLREPSILEEQVKRMLRDPRAEALVTNFASQWLYLRNLSSISPDLRLYPDFDDNLRNAMREETESLVREVLLENRSVLQLIQSEHSFMNERLAVHYGISGILGSETRRVENVGEFHRGGILRHASLLSVTSYATRTSPTIRGSWVLENILGTPPLPPPPNIPALGERSSSRPASTRERLAQHRENPACASCHELIDPVGFVLESYDALGRWRHWDGDAAIDSATVLPDGKRASSVADLESSILERPDAFVGTLVEKLLTYGLGRGAEIEDGPYVREIVRKAAADDFRFHTILLAITQSRPFLMRHKE from the coding sequence ATGTTCGCAAACAGAATTGCCGCAGCATGCGGAGTCATACTCTTGGTCTCTCTCGCTTCCGAGTGGAACCCCTCCGCAATCGCGATGGGACCTCCCGTGGAGCGGCTCTTCAACGAATCCTGTCTGGATTGCCATGCCGGCCCATCGCCGGAGGGTTCTTTTTCGGTCGAAGGGCTGTTGTCCCAATCCGCCAGTTGGGACAGCCCAGACTTGGACACCAAGCCTTGGGAGCGGATCCTACGCAAGCTGCGGGCAGGGCAAATGCCACCCCCCTCGCATGACCGACCGGACCCGGCGTTGCTCCAGGCAGCGCGATCGGAAATGGAGCAGGGGCTTCAACAGCAGAGCGAAGCCCATCCACGCGTAGCAAAAACTCCAGGGTTGCGACGTTTGACCCGCACCGAATATCAGAATGCCATCCGCGATTTGATGGGAATCCCGATTGATGCTGCAGCCTTCCTACCAAAGGATGAATCCAGCCAAGGTTTTGACAATATCACGGTGGGCGAGTGGACGCCCGCGTTCATTTCGAGAGCGGTTCAAGCTGCTCAAAATGTCAGTCGTTTGGCGCTCGGAATTCAGGAGCTTGGTCCAGCTGGAATCACCGTTCGTATTCCGCCCGATCGAAGCCAGGAGTCTCATGTGGACGGGCTCCCGCTCGGAACTCGCGGTGGTGCGCAGTTCGAATACGCGTTCCCTGCAACGGGGATCTATGAAATCCAGGTTCGGTTGACGCGAGATCGCGACGAAAAAGTGGAGGGGCTCAGCAAGGCAACGGATCTTGATATTTTGATCGAGCGCGCTCCGGTGCATCGGTTTGCAATACAGAAGCCGACGCAAGGTGACGATCACACGTTGATCGATGCCAATCTCCGAGTTCGAATCCCGGTAGAAGCGGGAGTGCGTCGCGTCGGCGCAACCTTTCCAGCGACCAGTGCGTCCCTTTTGGAGATCAAACGACAACCATTCGATGCGTCCTACAATCGACACCGGCACCCGCGCATGCACCCAGCGATTTACGAAATATCAATCGTGGGCCCGCTGGATCGAAAGACGGATGTCATCCCAGACACACCGGTCACCCGAATGCTATTTGCGGGAGCTTCGGTGCAACCGGATGCTGCGGATGAGGCTCAAGTGGCTAAAGGTGTGTTGGAGAGGCTCGCGCGACGCGCGTACCGAAGACCGATCCACGACGAGGATTTAGAGACTCCGCGGAAGATGTTTGAGCTTGCGGCCAAGTCGCGAGGGTTTGCCCATGGACTGGAGGCGGGAATCGCATCGATTTTGGTCAATCCGAATTTCTTGCTTCGAATCGAATCGTCGAACGAAGAACCCTCGATCGATTCGCCTCCTCTCGTGCCCCTGAGTCCAGTCGAATTGGCGAGTCGACTCTCTTTTTTTCTGTGGAGCAGTATTCCTGACGAAGAATTGTTACGACTAGCCGAAAGCGGTCGATTGCGAGAGCCTTCGATCCTGGAGGAGCAAGTAAAACGCATGCTGCGCGATCCCCGGGCCGAGGCATTGGTGACTAACTTCGCATCGCAGTGGCTCTATCTCCGCAATCTATCGAGTATTTCTCCCGATCTACGGTTGTACCCCGATTTCGATGACAACTTGCGAAACGCGATGCGTGAAGAAACCGAGTCGCTCGTCCGCGAAGTCTTGTTGGAGAATCGCTCGGTCCTCCAGCTCATTCAAAGCGAACATTCGTTTATGAATGAGCGACTCGCGGTCCATTATGGAATATCGGGAATCTTGGGGAGCGAAACGAGACGCGTTGAGAACGTCGGAGAATTCCATCGAGGTGGAATACTTCGACACGCCAGTCTCCTGTCGGTAACGTCGTATGCGACTCGGACCTCTCCGACGATTCGAGGAAGCTGGGTTTTAGAAAATATCCTGGGTACGCCACCGCTACCGCCTCCCCCCAATATCCCCGCGTTGGGAGAGCGTTCATCGTCCCGTCCGGCTTCAACTCGCGAACGATTGGCCCAGCACCGCGAGAATCCAGCGTGTGCATCCTGTCATGAACTGATCGATCCAGTCGGATTTGTGCTCGAATCGTACGATGCCCTTGGTCGATGGAGACATTGGGATGGAGACGCGGCTATCGATTCTGCGACGGTTCTGCCGGATGGGAAGCGGGCGTCATCGGTTGCCGATCTGGAGTCCAGCATTCTGGAGCGGCCGGATGCATTCGTTGGTACATTGGTAGAGAAGCTGTTGACTTATGGGCTTGGAAGGGGCGCCGAAATCGAAGACGGACCCTATGTAAGAGAAATTGTAAGAAAAGCCGCCGCAGACGATTTCCGGTTTCATACGATTCTCCTCGCCATCACGCAAAGCCGTCCTTTCCTTATGAGGCACAAGGAATGA
- a CDS encoding HAD-IA family hydrolase, which translates to MRPEFFYFDLGNVLLYFDHDLAFRKMAKIAGVTPSEMRAAVMDTELQIAYETGHISGSEFVDRIAQHLDKPLAVAPMLEAAADMFIANTHILPVLKRVQELRIPMGLLSNTCEAHWQWIVQQRYPQVVDWFSPVILSFEAKSMKPDSGIYEQAEQRAGVSPQGIFFTDDRTDNIEAASKRGWQTQVFVNADRLMQTIDRWA; encoded by the coding sequence ATGAGACCTGAATTCTTTTATTTCGATCTGGGAAATGTCCTCCTCTACTTCGATCACGACTTGGCGTTTCGCAAGATGGCGAAAATAGCCGGTGTCACACCGAGCGAGATGCGGGCCGCGGTGATGGATACCGAGTTGCAGATCGCGTACGAGACAGGACACATCAGCGGTAGCGAATTTGTCGATCGAATCGCACAGCATCTGGATAAACCGCTTGCGGTGGCACCCATGCTAGAAGCGGCTGCGGACATGTTTATCGCCAATACGCATATCTTGCCGGTGCTGAAGCGAGTCCAGGAATTGCGGATCCCGATGGGCCTGCTCTCGAATACGTGCGAAGCCCACTGGCAATGGATCGTGCAACAACGCTATCCACAAGTCGTCGATTGGTTTTCACCGGTGATCCTTTCGTTTGAAGCCAAAAGCATGAAACCGGACAGTGGGATCTACGAGCAAGCAGAGCAGCGAGCAGGGGTTTCGCCGCAGGGAATTTTCTTCACCGACGATCGAACGGATAACATCGAAGCGGCGAGCAAGCGAGGGTGGCAAACGCAAGTCTTTGTCAACGCAGACCGCTTGATGCAGACGATCGATCGTTGGGCATAA
- a CDS encoding DUF1552 domain-containing protein → MILKKSLDRRTLLRGTGVALSLPLLDAMVPAMTAQAATVASRQNLKRIGYVYVPMGYYAKEWKPESESLENLPSSLSPLQPLAKDISVLSGFDLQNAYPGSHATSNSAFLSAARAKLTESTDYYLGTTVDQIAAKRIGAETQLPSLELSMDLLSTVGQCDNGYACVYQNNLSWSSPTTPLPAEAHPRLVFESLFGEGGDAQQRQEALRQKASLLDSVTQEISRLKKRVGASDRQRIESYLENVRDVEQRIQKAERSVLENPLPDLDRPTGVPIQYADHARLMFDLQLLAFQGDITRVTTFQLAREASNRTYPEIGVPDPHHPITHHGGDPEKLQKVAKINQFHIALFAEFLAKLKATPEGEGNLLDHSLFLYGSGMGDPDAHDHSDLPILVAGGAAGQHRGGKHIQLQSATPLSNLHLTLLNKVGVPLETFADSTGTIDHLFDPVTL, encoded by the coding sequence ATGATTCTCAAGAAATCGCTCGATCGACGCACACTCCTTCGCGGTACGGGCGTCGCGTTATCGCTTCCGCTGCTCGACGCTATGGTGCCAGCCATGACAGCGCAAGCTGCGACGGTCGCAAGTCGTCAGAATCTAAAACGGATCGGTTACGTGTATGTACCGATGGGGTATTACGCAAAGGAATGGAAGCCCGAGAGCGAATCGCTAGAGAATCTCCCGTCGAGTCTCTCCCCGCTCCAACCTCTCGCGAAGGATATCAGCGTTCTCTCTGGTTTCGACTTGCAGAATGCCTATCCGGGTTCCCATGCGACTTCGAATTCGGCCTTTCTCAGCGCAGCGAGAGCGAAGCTGACGGAGAGCACGGATTACTACTTGGGAACGACAGTCGATCAAATCGCGGCGAAGCGAATCGGAGCCGAAACGCAGCTTCCCTCTCTCGAACTTTCCATGGATCTCTTGTCGACAGTAGGGCAGTGCGACAACGGATACGCGTGCGTTTATCAGAACAATCTCTCCTGGTCCTCGCCGACCACACCCCTTCCCGCAGAAGCACATCCACGATTGGTATTCGAGAGTTTGTTCGGCGAAGGTGGTGACGCGCAGCAACGGCAGGAAGCCTTGCGACAAAAAGCGAGTCTCCTCGACTCGGTGACCCAGGAGATCTCGCGGCTCAAAAAGAGAGTCGGAGCTTCGGATCGCCAACGGATCGAAAGCTATCTCGAAAACGTTCGCGATGTGGAGCAACGCATTCAGAAAGCGGAACGAAGTGTGCTCGAGAATCCCTTGCCTGATTTGGATCGCCCCACAGGCGTCCCAATCCAGTACGCAGACCATGCGCGATTGATGTTCGATCTGCAGTTACTCGCTTTCCAAGGGGATATCACACGGGTCACGACCTTTCAGTTGGCCCGCGAGGCGAGCAATCGTACGTATCCTGAGATCGGTGTCCCCGACCCTCACCATCCGATCACGCATCACGGCGGGGACCCCGAAAAGCTTCAGAAGGTTGCCAAGATCAACCAATTCCATATCGCGTTGTTCGCAGAGTTTCTCGCTAAATTGAAGGCGACTCCCGAAGGAGAAGGAAACCTGCTCGACCATTCTCTCTTTCTCTATGGCAGCGGCATGGGAGATCCCGATGCGCACGATCACTCGGACCTTCCTATCTTGGTCGCAGGAGGAGCAGCGGGGCAACATCGCGGGGGTAAACACATTCAACTGCAGAGCGCGACACCGCTTTCGAATTTGCATCTCACCCTGCTAAACAAAGTGGGCGTTCCCTTGGAAACATTCGCGGATAGCACCGGCACGATCGATCACCTTTTTGATCCTGTCACGCTCTAG
- a CDS encoding ankyrin repeat domain-containing protein: protein MLDPILRTVKKIATSLLMAGAVVFYDAPSRADDALEKLSSKQSVDIAELAEQQRWDLLRAKGKLASELLNAPQQDGMTALHWGVRHGRHDIVQWLLDAGANPNAKTYYGVTPLTIACTQGDMASVRLLLDAKADATTLGPGDATLLMIASRQGNEKIAELLLQSGCSVNATERNGQTALMWAAAAGNTDVVKTLLASGADRDLSLKSGFNAFFFAVRQGHMETVDLFLSTGTDVNQGMNVRSGGGRNAANQTSSLILAVESGHFELALHLVGRGADPNDQRCGYAALHAISWVRKPSSGDGVDGDPPPRGSGQVSSLEFVRRLIALGADANLTCKSTRPPGKAALNRNGATPLLLACKTADLPLIQLLVELGADLNRPNADDCTPLLAAAGVGTVAVDEEPGTESEVLEVLDYLLAEKMDLHHVDKNGESAMHGAAYRAYPKVVRLLKAQGLKSDTWNHKNRHGWTPLDIADGKRPGSVKPNPAVRKALEESL from the coding sequence ATGCTCGATCCCATTCTTCGAACCGTCAAAAAAATTGCAACGTCTCTGCTGATGGCCGGAGCAGTGGTTTTCTACGACGCTCCATCGCGGGCTGATGACGCACTCGAAAAGCTCTCCTCGAAGCAATCGGTCGATATCGCTGAGCTTGCGGAACAGCAACGCTGGGATCTCCTACGCGCGAAAGGGAAACTCGCCTCCGAGTTGCTCAATGCCCCGCAACAGGATGGTATGACAGCTCTTCATTGGGGAGTGAGACACGGTCGGCATGATATCGTCCAGTGGTTGCTCGACGCCGGAGCAAACCCAAACGCCAAAACGTACTACGGTGTCACTCCCTTAACCATTGCATGCACCCAAGGTGATATGGCTAGCGTTCGATTGCTTCTCGATGCCAAAGCGGATGCAACGACGCTTGGCCCGGGGGATGCGACATTGCTTATGATCGCCTCCAGGCAGGGGAATGAGAAAATTGCGGAATTGCTGCTCCAATCGGGGTGTTCGGTGAATGCCACGGAACGCAATGGTCAGACCGCGTTGATGTGGGCCGCTGCAGCGGGAAACACGGACGTCGTCAAGACGTTGCTCGCATCGGGTGCAGACAGAGACCTATCGCTCAAGTCAGGATTCAATGCGTTCTTTTTCGCGGTTCGCCAAGGCCATATGGAGACAGTGGACCTCTTTCTATCGACCGGAACGGACGTGAATCAAGGGATGAACGTCCGATCGGGCGGGGGGAGGAACGCTGCCAATCAAACGTCTTCACTGATTTTAGCGGTGGAAAGCGGGCACTTCGAGCTGGCGTTGCATTTGGTGGGACGGGGGGCAGATCCGAACGATCAACGCTGCGGATACGCAGCACTCCATGCGATCAGCTGGGTTCGGAAGCCCAGCAGCGGTGATGGAGTGGATGGAGATCCACCCCCTCGCGGATCGGGACAAGTCAGCAGCCTCGAGTTCGTACGCCGGCTAATTGCACTGGGAGCCGACGCCAATCTGACTTGCAAGAGCACGAGACCGCCAGGAAAAGCTGCGCTGAATCGCAATGGCGCGACCCCCCTTCTGCTCGCTTGCAAAACGGCCGACCTGCCCCTCATCCAATTATTGGTTGAGCTCGGGGCAGATCTGAACCGACCGAATGCCGACGATTGCACGCCTCTCCTCGCAGCGGCCGGTGTTGGAACGGTCGCGGTGGACGAAGAGCCCGGCACCGAGTCAGAGGTGCTGGAGGTTCTCGATTACTTGCTGGCCGAAAAGATGGACCTCCACCACGTCGACAAGAATGGCGAATCGGCGATGCACGGCGCAGCATATCGGGCCTATCCCAAAGTGGTGCGGCTCCTCAAGGCACAGGGCTTGAAAAGCGACACTTGGAATCATAAGAATCGACATGGCTGGACACCGCTGGACATCGCGGATGGAAAACGGCCAGGAAGCGTCAAGCCAAATCCTGCGGTCCGGAAGGCATTGGAAGAGTCCTTGTAA
- a CDS encoding phytoene desaturase family protein, with protein MIQQNGRSLNIGVVGGGLAGLAAACTLAARGHRVTLLEKNEWVGGKAAVHQQDGYRFDMGPTILTLPSVLKRIFSEANRKLEDYMDLVPLDPQWRCFFEDGSVLDLISDIQKMRENLDKFSKNPGAGAGYERFMQISKQLHKVSDKFFFWRSVGGIADTMEVGGAFSPAVLKDVLSLRMGRSVAGLVRSCVPDERAAQMIDHFTQYVGSSPEASPAVLCGIAHMQTEEGVWYPIGGTRAVPVALEKLARELGVDIRTSIDVVSIQNDGQSVRGVTTASGETFQFDAVVSNCDSVRTHRELLNGTATEKKFEKRRKYEPACSGVVLYLGLNQKYDHLLHHNFVFSKDPHEEFDYIYRQGKPAPDPTAYVCAPSISEPAVAPPGGEALYILVHTPYLRPEHDWSKMLPEYREVILDKLERTGGMKGIRDRIVCEASLTPEGIHKRYRVLNGAIYGLASHGKYLGAFKPANRSKDLKGLYLAGGAAHPGPGMPMVLMSGWIAGDTVDNDHQAGQLAATAT; from the coding sequence ATGATCCAACAAAACGGTCGTTCCTTGAACATAGGCGTCGTCGGCGGAGGACTCGCCGGCCTCGCCGCAGCCTGCACGCTCGCGGCCCGTGGGCACCGCGTTACGCTGCTGGAAAAGAACGAATGGGTCGGTGGCAAGGCAGCCGTTCATCAGCAGGACGGATACCGATTCGATATGGGACCGACCATTCTCACACTGCCATCGGTCCTCAAACGCATCTTCAGTGAAGCCAATCGCAAGCTCGAGGATTACATGGATCTGGTCCCGCTCGATCCACAGTGGCGATGCTTCTTCGAAGACGGCAGCGTTCTAGACCTCATCTCCGATATCCAAAAGATGCGAGAGAACTTGGACAAATTCTCCAAGAACCCTGGTGCAGGGGCTGGTTACGAACGATTCATGCAAATCTCGAAGCAGTTGCACAAAGTATCAGACAAGTTCTTCTTCTGGCGGAGCGTTGGAGGTATTGCCGATACGATGGAGGTGGGAGGGGCTTTTTCACCTGCCGTTCTGAAGGATGTATTGTCCCTTCGCATGGGGAGATCGGTTGCGGGATTGGTCCGGTCGTGTGTTCCAGACGAACGGGCCGCGCAAATGATCGACCACTTCACCCAATACGTCGGATCGTCCCCTGAAGCCTCCCCTGCGGTTCTGTGCGGGATCGCGCATATGCAAACTGAGGAAGGGGTGTGGTATCCGATTGGCGGTACTCGAGCGGTTCCCGTCGCCTTGGAAAAGCTCGCGAGAGAATTGGGCGTGGATATACGAACGAGCATCGATGTCGTCTCCATTCAAAACGATGGTCAATCGGTGCGCGGCGTTACGACCGCATCCGGCGAAACATTCCAATTCGATGCGGTGGTTTCGAACTGCGATAGCGTCCGAACACACCGCGAATTGCTAAACGGAACAGCGACCGAGAAGAAGTTTGAGAAACGACGCAAGTACGAACCGGCTTGCTCCGGAGTCGTGCTCTATCTGGGACTAAACCAGAAGTACGACCATCTGCTTCACCATAATTTTGTTTTCTCCAAAGATCCCCACGAAGAGTTCGATTACATCTACCGACAAGGCAAACCGGCTCCCGATCCGACAGCTTATGTGTGCGCCCCCTCGATCAGCGAACCTGCTGTTGCACCGCCAGGAGGAGAAGCTTTGTACATCTTGGTCCATACCCCCTATCTGAGACCCGAGCACGATTGGAGCAAGATGTTACCCGAATATCGGGAAGTGATCCTGGACAAGCTGGAACGGACAGGAGGCATGAAAGGGATTCGCGATCGCATCGTTTGCGAGGCCTCGTTGACCCCCGAAGGAATCCACAAACGGTACCGGGTTCTCAATGGTGCCATCTATGGTTTGGCCAGCCACGGCAAGTATCTGGGGGCATTCAAGCCTGCGAACCGCTCCAAGGATCTGAAGGGCCTCTATTTGGCTGGGGGGGCTGCTCACCCAGGACCTGGTATGCCGATGGTCTTGATGAGTGGATGGATTGCCGGGGACACTGTCGACAACGATCACCAAGCCGGTCAGCTGGCTGCAACCGCTACGTAA
- a CDS encoding sulfatase — translation MMNLLSPSWASMRSSFHILVCIGLSLLGAMNLHAEEVPQRNVVFILADDLGWSDTTLYGTTSLYDTPHVQRLAKLGMTFTRAYSASPLCSPNRSAILTGLSPARTGITTPNCHLPQVVLNASVGTRAPPNQMAIQPNPVTRLKREYRTLAEAFREAGYATGHFGKWHLGAEPYSPLQQGFDVDIPHHPGPGPAGSYVAPWKFPSFQEKVASEHIEDRIADEAVAWLEANRDKPFFLNYWMFSVHAPFDAKPDRIEKYRKRVKSSDPQRSPTYAAMVSSMDDAVGRLLDALERLQLIDKTIIVFTSDNGGNMYSDLDGYVPTDNQPWRGGKATMYEGGTRVPCVISWPGITQPESQSDALIQSEDFFPTLLHGLGIPTGVDYPLDGADIVPALRGEPLHRPPTFQYFPHSPLVPDWLPPAVAVHHERWKLIRIFHGSGNGSHRYLLYDLEKDPGEQNNLAAKEPEKVVELDVMIEGFLQSTHAVVPVRNPNFDPSRYDPEEEGKPKAKRASDASATTSKAVNTNDKPLPELLGWRARGCTAQVKDGVAKFLPTTERPFLGFPMGKLPSHSKLQIRLRGPEGTGHVAWLENAGLSSNKELHHVDYQLPSDSWNEIVIEIPETGPTQGILRLFLPSSPSRVAKQDFVQIDWIKLVAPGANRVWDF, via the coding sequence ATGATGAACCTCCTCTCTCCTTCATGGGCGAGCATGCGATCCTCCTTCCACATACTCGTGTGCATCGGTCTGTCGCTTCTCGGGGCAATGAACCTTCATGCAGAGGAGGTGCCCCAACGCAACGTCGTTTTCATCTTGGCGGATGATCTGGGCTGGAGCGACACCACGCTGTATGGCACAACGAGCTTGTACGACACGCCCCATGTTCAGCGACTGGCGAAGCTCGGTATGACCTTTACGAGGGCTTACTCAGCAAGTCCCCTCTGTTCTCCCAATCGCTCCGCGATCTTGACCGGCCTCAGTCCTGCACGAACGGGCATCACCACCCCCAATTGCCACTTGCCACAAGTTGTCCTTAACGCCTCGGTAGGTACGCGTGCACCTCCTAATCAAATGGCGATCCAACCCAATCCTGTGACACGATTGAAGAGGGAGTATCGAACTTTGGCCGAGGCCTTCCGGGAGGCGGGCTACGCCACGGGTCATTTCGGCAAGTGGCACTTAGGGGCAGAACCTTATTCCCCCCTTCAACAGGGATTCGACGTGGATATACCGCATCACCCGGGGCCGGGCCCGGCGGGAAGCTACGTTGCTCCGTGGAAGTTTCCCTCCTTTCAAGAGAAGGTCGCTTCCGAGCATATCGAAGATCGCATAGCCGACGAAGCGGTCGCATGGCTGGAAGCCAATCGAGACAAACCGTTTTTCCTCAACTATTGGATGTTCAGTGTGCACGCCCCGTTCGATGCGAAACCGGATCGAATCGAAAAGTACCGAAAGCGGGTGAAGTCCAGTGATCCACAGCGGAGTCCCACCTACGCCGCGATGGTATCGAGCATGGACGATGCGGTCGGCCGGTTACTCGACGCCCTGGAGAGACTGCAATTGATCGACAAAACGATCATCGTCTTCACCTCGGACAATGGCGGGAACATGTATAGCGACTTGGATGGTTATGTACCTACCGATAACCAACCCTGGCGCGGAGGAAAGGCGACGATGTACGAAGGGGGAACTCGTGTTCCATGCGTGATATCTTGGCCTGGCATCACACAGCCAGAAAGCCAATCGGACGCGTTGATCCAAAGTGAGGATTTTTTTCCGACACTTCTTCATGGTCTTGGTATTCCTACCGGCGTGGACTATCCGCTGGATGGGGCGGACATCGTGCCTGCTCTTCGCGGTGAGCCACTGCATCGCCCACCTACCTTCCAGTACTTTCCACACTCGCCCTTGGTTCCCGACTGGTTACCACCCGCGGTTGCCGTTCATCACGAGCGATGGAAACTGATTCGCATTTTCCACGGATCGGGAAATGGATCTCATCGGTATCTCCTGTACGACCTTGAGAAGGATCCTGGCGAGCAAAATAATTTGGCTGCCAAGGAGCCTGAGAAAGTTGTCGAACTGGATGTCATGATCGAAGGCTTCCTCCAAAGCACCCATGCGGTAGTGCCGGTCCGCAATCCAAACTTTGATCCATCCCGATACGATCCCGAGGAGGAGGGAAAGCCTAAAGCCAAACGCGCATCCGATGCATCCGCGACGACGTCGAAGGCAGTCAACACGAACGACAAACCTCTGCCGGAATTGCTGGGATGGCGAGCGCGAGGATGCACCGCGCAAGTCAAAGACGGAGTCGCAAAGTTCCTTCCGACCACCGAACGCCCCTTTCTCGGTTTCCCCATGGGTAAACTCCCATCTCATTCCAAGCTGCAAATTCGACTTCGCGGTCCCGAAGGAACTGGGCATGTAGCTTGGCTCGAGAATGCTGGCTTGTCTTCGAACAAAGAGTTGCACCATGTCGATTACCAACTCCCCTCGGATTCTTGGAATGAGATCGTGATAGAAATACCTGAGACCGGTCCAACCCAAGGGATCCTTCGGCTCTTTTTACCCTCGAGCCCATCGCGAGTTGCGAAACAAGACTTCGTTCAGATCGACTGGATCAAACTGGTCGCGCCGGGGGCGAACCGCGTATGGGATTTTTGA
- a CDS encoding Uma2 family endonuclease, whose protein sequence is MATAPKPCITPDEYLHRERQAEFRSEYFRGEMFAMVGASANHNLIVSNGIQSLGLQLKRKPCRVFPSDLKLRVAATGLYTYPDLSVVCGDPQLDSDGGDVLLNPIILVEVLSDSTEAYDRGKKFEHYRTIPGLQHYVLIAQDRYAIDCFTRRDDATWSLASCSTLEGKIELEAIGCQLLAADVYDKVVFPA, encoded by the coding sequence ATGGCAACCGCCCCTAAACCGTGCATCACCCCAGATGAATACTTGCATCGAGAACGCCAGGCGGAATTCCGTTCGGAGTACTTTCGGGGTGAGATGTTTGCAATGGTCGGGGCGTCGGCCAATCACAACTTGATCGTTAGCAACGGAATTCAGAGTCTGGGACTGCAACTCAAGAGAAAACCCTGTCGAGTTTTTCCAAGCGACTTGAAGTTGCGCGTGGCGGCGACGGGCCTTTATACCTATCCCGATCTTTCGGTCGTCTGCGGAGATCCTCAACTGGATTCCGATGGAGGGGATGTATTGCTTAATCCGATTATCCTGGTCGAAGTCCTATCCGATTCCACGGAAGCTTATGATCGGGGGAAGAAGTTTGAGCATTATCGAACGATTCCCGGTTTGCAGCACTATGTATTGATCGCTCAGGATCGGTACGCCATCGATTGCTTCACCCGTCGCGACGATGCCACTTGGAGCTTGGCCAGTTGCTCGACCTTGGAAGGTAAAATCGAGCTCGAGGCAATCGGATGCCAACTTCTGGCAGCCGACGTGTACGACAAGGTCGTCTTTCCCGCCTAG